ACTCCTATATCAATCATTCAAGTTTTAGATCAATATCAGGGAATCGACCGTTACTCTAAAATTTTGAAAATAGAAATCAACAGCAGAAATATCATGGAAATCATTAGCACAGAAAATATAAGGGGCAACGTGTTTTTATTATATGATGGAAATCGCTTATTATTTACTGATAACAATGTAATGAACAATAAAGATGTAACTTCTTTCTTAAATGCTAGCAAAGATAGACTTATAAAGAATAGAATAAATGACAATTTAAAATGGGATATAGTGATTGTCATGAATAATGATGATTTACAAATAGCTTTACAAGAGCCAAGAAATAGTATTATTCTTCTTACTTTAGCAAGTCTCTTTTTATCTTCATTTGTTCTAATATTAATTTATCGTTCATTTTATCTTAGATTAAATTCCTTATCACAGCATGTTAGGAGCATGGACCAGGATGACTTTGACAAACAATTTATTGGTTCACAGGGTAAAGATGAAATTGGAAATTTGATTAATGCATTTAATAGAATGGTTAGAAAGATAAAGGTATTAATTACAGATGTTTATGAGGCTAAATTAGAACAATCAGAGATTGAGTTAGAAAAGAAACAGGCAGAGGTAAATGCTTTACAAAGTCAAATGAATCCTCATTTTTTGTTTAATACTTTGGAATCAATTAGGATGAGATCACTGGAAAAAAAAGAAGTAGAAACCGCTGAAGTTATAAAATATTTGGCTCGTTCATTTCGTAGAATCATCAGTTATAAACAGGAATGGATATCAGTAGCAGAAGAATTGCAGTATATAGAAGAATTTCTTAAGATTCAAAAGTATCGTTTTGATAGTGAATTTGAGTATTTTTTAGATATAGATTCCCAAGTACTAAATCTTAGAATCCCAAAGTTAATAATACAACCATTTATCGAAAATGCCTGCATCCATGGTATAGGTGGTATTGAAGGGAATGGAGAATTATATCTAAAATTGGAATTAATAGATGATAAATTGAAGTGTATTATTAAAGACAATGGGATAGGTATAGAAGAAGATAAGTTAGAACAAATATATGATATCATTAAGCTGAAAGAGGAAAGATATAATATTGGAATTCAAAATGTCTATAAAAGATTAGAATTATATTATGGTAAAAACTTTGAGTTTAAAATAGATAGTAAAAAAGGACAGGGTACTGTTATAATTCTAAAAATTCCCAGGGGGCTAATTTAATGTATAAAGTAATGATTGTTGACGATGAACCTAATATTAGAAGAGGATTACCGTATCTTATTGACTGGGAAGAGTGTAATTTTCGTATCGTATCGGTAGCCAAGAATGGTAGAGACGCTATCGAAAAATTGAGTTTAACTTATCCAGATATAATTATTACCGACATTACTATGCCTGGTATGAGTGGCTTGGATTTAATAAAGCATGTAAGAGGAAGTCTTAATGATAAAAATATGGGATTTATTATTTTAAGTGGTTATAATGATTTTGAATATGCTAAAGAGGCAATAAAATATAATGTACAGAGTTATCTTTTAAAACCTATAGATGAAAAAGAATTATTAAAAATACTATCACAATTAAAACACAAACTATCAGGTGGGAGTTATGAGTTCTTTTATAACAGGCCTGTAAAAAAATTTGATGATGATTTTAGTGAGTTAAAAGAGTTTAATAGCCTAGTTAATCATATAGAAGCTAATGATCATAAAAAAATAGAAGCTACTTTAAGAGATATATTTGATTATTTCAATAAAGTTATGCTTCATCCTAATATTATCAAAATCCATTTAGATAACTTCTTTATTAATATTTCTAAAATAATCAATCTTATGGGAGGAGATATTACTTCTCTAATGCAGAAACTGAATATTTTAGAAATTGATTTTGCAAAAAGTAATTTAATTAAATTAAGAAGTATTTTAGAAGAGTTTTCTTTAAACAGTACTTTATATATTGCAGAGCTTAAAAGTAATTCAGGAATTATAAATAAAGTTAAGCAGTATATAAAAAGAAATTACTATAAAAATATTAAGTTAAAGGATATTGCTGAAGACTTTTATA
This region of Halanaerobiaceae bacterium ANBcell28 genomic DNA includes:
- a CDS encoding histidine kinase; translated protein: MINMNFLNDMKVKHKLYLVYIFCVVAPIIIINLIFYLNMASNVKEIHINYYTSSAQRIAALIEKDLNFLISQANKIYLDQKLYEMLDVEYGRDLDYVETYFDYFMSYFYLHGESYHQINNMRVYTDNPGVLNSGVVRRIDKQLINENWFQRVIDSPNKIHIVYEESENRRDNTVVTPISIIQVLDQYQGIDRYSKILKIEINSRNIMEIISTENIRGNVFLLYDGNRLLFTDNNVMNNKDVTSFLNASKDRLIKNRINDNLKWDIVIVMNNDDLQIALQEPRNSIILLTLASLFLSSFVLILIYRSFYLRLNSLSQHVRSMDQDDFDKQFIGSQGKDEIGNLINAFNRMVRKIKVLITDVYEAKLEQSEIELEKKQAEVNALQSQMNPHFLFNTLESIRMRSLEKKEVETAEVIKYLARSFRRIISYKQEWISVAEELQYIEEFLKIQKYRFDSEFEYFLDIDSQVLNLRIPKLIIQPFIENACIHGIGGIEGNGELYLKLELIDDKLKCIIKDNGIGIEEDKLEQIYDIIKLKEERYNIGIQNVYKRLELYYGKNFEFKIDSKKGQGTVIILKIPRGLI
- a CDS encoding response regulator, producing the protein MYKVMIVDDEPNIRRGLPYLIDWEECNFRIVSVAKNGRDAIEKLSLTYPDIIITDITMPGMSGLDLIKHVRGSLNDKNMGFIILSGYNDFEYAKEAIKYNVQSYLLKPIDEKELLKILSQLKHKLSGGSYEFFYNRPVKKFDDDFSELKEFNSLVNHIEANDHKKIEATLRDIFDYFNKVMLHPNIIKIHLDNFFINISKIINLMGGDITSLMQKLNILEIDFAKSNLIKLRSILEEFSLNSTLYIAELKSNSGIINKVKQYIKRNYYKNIKLKDIAEDFYINPAYLGRLFKKETGFTYCDYLNKIRLQYAKQLLERTDLHIYQIADKVGYKNSDYFIIKFKECENCTPLEYKNKQSSLC